In the Salmo trutta chromosome 33, fSalTru1.1, whole genome shotgun sequence genome, one interval contains:
- the LOC115173024 gene encoding immunoglobulin lambda-1 light chain — protein MSPTTLGLGLFFILFPPHVKCAEFHQSPSLTVKERDRVEVHCSHNDNNLAVMLWYQQKQASPAMTLIGYGYSATEPNYEGLFKERFQLKREDTLKGSLVISNLTSADSAVYFCAASHTGGGASQAYFGGGTRLTVLEPDIPVTPPKVKVLPPSAKECEDRNKKKKKTLVCVATDFYPDHVTVFWQLNGGVNITDGVGTDNTALRDGNRRYSITSRLRVPAKKWNKASNRFTCTVRFFNGNDDIYVADHINGEEGQGGDGGMTTEDYVMSTKTAKLAYSIFIAKSTVYGLVVMALIWRLQRSSDKQM, from the exons ATGTCTCCAACAACACTTGGACTCGGCTTGTTCTTCATCTTATTTCCAC CTCATGTAAAGTGTGCAGAGTTTCATCAGTCTCCTTCCCTGACAGTGAAGGAAAGAGACCGCGTGGAGGTCCACTGTAGCCACAATGACAATAACCTGGCGGTGATGCTGTGGTACCAACAGAAACAGGCCAGTCCTGCTATGACTCTGATAG ggTACGGTTACAGCGCCACAGAGCCTAACTACGAGGGTCTGTTCAAGGAGAGGTTTCAGCTGAAGAGAGAGGACACCCTGAAGGGATCTCTGGTCATCTCCAACCTAACATCAGCAGACTCTGCTGTGTATTTCTGCGCAGCCAGTCACACA GGGGGGGG TGCCAGTCAGGCTTACTTCGGTGGAGGAACCAGGTTAACTGTCCTAG AGCCAGACATCCCTGTCACTCCACCCAAAGTCAAAGTCCTTCCACCCTCCGCTAAGGAGTGTGAAGATagaaacaagaagaagaagaagacattGGTGTGTGTGGCCACCGACTTCTACCCCGACCACGTCACTGTGTTCTGGCAGTTAAATGGAGGCGTCAACATCACCGATGGAGTTGGGACCGACAACACGGCCTTGAGGGATGGAAACAGACGTTACAGTATCACCAGCAGACTGAGAGTCCCAGCCAAGAAATGGAACAAGGCCTCTAACAGATTCACCTGTACCGTCCGCTTCTTCAATGGGAACGATGACATATATGTTGCAGATCACATTAACGGAGAAGAAG GTCAAGGTGGTGATGGAGGGATGACGACAG AGGACTATGTGATGAGCACCAAGACTGCCAAGCTGGCCTACAGCATCTTCATCGCTAAGAGTACCGTCTACGGCCTGGTCGTCATGGCTCTGATTTGGAGGCTTCAG CGCTCCTCAGATAAACAGATGTAA